One window of the Choristoneura fumiferana chromosome 18, NRCan_CFum_1, whole genome shotgun sequence genome contains the following:
- the LOC141438439 gene encoding uncharacterized protein isoform X4: MDCCYVEEECEDYSVRPMLMVPCAPVKCRGEAPACFPCLPRCSKKVYCCEKPKSKPTVRSPAFSDEPDDDCCQPKKRSSRPRSSDDSYQSPQRQARCPPPPCYEPCCQPTCKPVKTKYVIPCYRYEDGRIVWPLPSSALKRNGLQDQDFKSGGVAFIRKCWHDAWCGDYPRAIPIKPMKKLPVKVVFKKR, from the exons ATGGATTGCTGTTACGTGGAGGAAGAATGTGAAGATTACTCGGTCAGACCGATGTTGATGGTGCCCTGCGCTCCAGTGAAGTGTCGCGGTGAAGCTCCAGCTTGCTTCCCTTGTCTGCCTCGCTGTTCTAAAAAGGTGTATTGCTGTGAAAAACcgaaatcaaaacctacagtaAGGTCCCCGGCGTTTTCTGACGAGCCTGATGACGATTGCTGTCAGCCAAAGAAACGCAGCTCAAGACCACGCTCAAGTGATGATTCCTACCAGTCACCTCAACGCCAGGCTCGGTGTCCTCCTCCACCATGTTACGAACCCTGCTGCCAACCCACTTGCAAACCGGTTAAAACAAAATACGTAATACCCTGCTATCGATACGAAGACGGTCGTATT GTTTGGCCCTTGCCATCATCAGCGCTTAAAAGAAATGGACTCCAGGATCAAGATTTCAAAAGCGGCGGCGTAGCATTTATTCGTAAATGCTGGCACGACGCGTGGTGCGGTGACTACCCGAGAGCTATACCTATAAAACCAATGAAGAAATTGCCTGTCAAGGTCGTCTTTAAGAAGCGATAA
- the LOC141438439 gene encoding uncharacterized protein isoform X2, with product MDCCYVEEECEDYSVRPMLMVPCAPVKCRGEAPACFPCLPRCSKKVYCCEKPKSKPTVRSPAFSDEPDDDCCQPKKRSSRPRSSDDSYQSPQRQARCPPPPCYEPCCQPTCKPVKTKYVIPCYRYEDGRIERYVPTRLGRLPKSAYQRNGIQDQIHGYRGAIRYLCAGEGPEGSYVYTAVDPLRKIYSRVTQEMLPITKRKKSKNDPCA from the exons ATGGATTGCTGTTACGTGGAGGAAGAATGTGAAGATTACTCGGTCAGACCGATGTTGATGGTGCCCTGCGCTCCAGTGAAGTGTCGCGGTGAAGCTCCAGCTTGCTTCCCTTGTCTGCCTCGCTGTTCTAAAAAGGTGTATTGCTGTGAAAAACcgaaatcaaaacctacagtaAGGTCCCCGGCGTTTTCTGACGAGCCTGATGACGATTGCTGTCAGCCAAAGAAACGCAGCTCAAGACCACGCTCAAGTGATGATTCCTACCAGTCACCTCAACGCCAGGCTCGGTGTCCTCCTCCACCATGTTACGAACCCTGCTGCCAACCCACTTGCAAACCGGTTAAAACAAAATACGTAATACCCTGCTATCGATACGAAGACGGTCGTATT GAACGGTATGTTCCAACACGCCTTGGTAGGCTTCCGAAGTCCGCGTACCAGCGTAACGGGATCCAAGACCAGATCCACGGGTATAGAGGAGCTATTCGATACCTGTGCGCGGGCGAAGGCCCAGAAGGAAGTTATGTATATACTGCAGTTGACCCACTTCGCAAAATATACTCTAGAGTAACTCAAGAAATGTTACCTATCACTAAAAGAAAAAAGTCAAAAAATGATCCATGCGCCTAG